The following coding sequences are from one Nicotiana tomentosiformis chromosome 3, ASM39032v3, whole genome shotgun sequence window:
- the LOC138908473 gene encoding uncharacterized protein has protein sequence MDRGRGRPKKQAIIIVGSSVSARVIAETLENGINEQQQSTQIKQLDLRKPEQTAKGQAPDPTWSGLFNRNRAATNGEIPDYNYMKRYVAQNWNMVAEPEVYYHEEGYYIIKFQLIADLNEVQYAGPYSINNKPMILKQWCPEFDFNVEFLTELPLWVKFRSLPISCWNPDSLSRITSAIGVPKYADKCTSKQTRISFARMLIEVNVTKPLPDEVTVMDPSGKTFL, from the exons ATGGACAGAGGGCGAGGACGACCGAAGAAACAAGCAATTATAATAGTGGGAAGCTCAGTCAGTGCTagggtgatagctgaaaccctaGAAAATG GAATTAATGAGCAACAACAATCAACGCAGATCAAACAACTAGATTTGAGGAAACCTGAGCAGACTGCAAAAGGCCAAGCTCCAGATCCCACCTGGTCTGGGCTATTCAATCGGAATCGTGCAGCAACTAACG GTGAAATACCAGACTATAACTATATGAAACGATATGTGGCTCAAAATTGGAATATGGTGGCAGAACCTGAGGTGTATTATCACGAAGAAGgctattatattattaaattcCAATTGATAGCAGATCTGAATGAAGTACAGTATGCAGGTCCATATAGCATCAACAACAAACCTATGATATTGAAACAATGGTGTCCAGAGTTTGATTTTAATGTTGAGTTCCTTACAGAGCTGCCTTTATGGGTTAAATTTCGTAGCCTACCTATAAGTTGCTGGAACCCGGATTCATTGAGCAGGATAACTAGTGCGATTGGAGTGCCAAAGTATGCAGATAAATGTACATCAAAGCAAACCAGAATCTCATTTGCTAGAATGCTTATAGAGGTCAATGTCACCAAGCCACTACCAGATGAAGTGACTGTGATGGATCCATCAGGGAAAACAttcctgtaa